The sequence TTCATATATGTTAAATTCGTacatgaaatttcaataaaatttgaaagtttctaacCATAAACTTGTttccatataattaaattcatggGTTCATATTTCAATATTCAATTGTTTCactttatttcactataaatcTCCAAAACgttttaaaatctaaaactacatttaattttgggttataaaattattttatagaaACTTCTTACACTGCACTTGTTTGGTTTTCAGCACTACAGAAGTTGGCCTATAATATGAAAGACAGTTTATAAACTTGGATTTAGGGTCGTAATCTTATTGAAATTGACATTTATAATTTTTGGTGAAGAATTATCTTCTAAATCAAACTTGCACTTAATTAGGCAATATAAGCCACACAAATCAAACTAATAATTTAGATGTTTACTTATGAACTCAATTAATAATTAAGACCAGTAAATTTGTACCATATGTGTGATAAAGATATTTCCTTCGTAACAATCAAAATCATCACGCAATGATCCtcacttcaaaatttgatatattaaaattaaaaggttCAAAAAGAAATATCAAATGAAATTCCGTTATCTTTGAAATGATTAAGCTTTTGAATGAGGATGATTTTTCTTGTTATAAGATTGGGGTCTTTATCGAGGATATTCTTTTAATTGGAAACAATGTAAATGTCGTCCGATTTTGTCATAATTTACGAGAGGAGAATAAATATGCTCACAACATTACAACTTTAGTCTCCTCTCGAGATTGCTCTTTGTTCTGCATAGATGTTTTCTTAGAATGTATTCATCCCCTCTTGATTAGGGGTTTCTGATTTAGTTGTTTTGCTCTCTTGTTTCTTGTCTAAAAAAAGTGTAACAAAAATATTGCCGACACAAAACCATTTTTCAAGCAtttacatcatttaaaaatgtgatgttttttttttttttttttatttcattttaatttttgataaaTACATGTGTCAAAGGAAGAAGGCATTTAAACCGTTGATCAAATAGACAACACAATAGTTGGAGATGAAAAAACCAATGGGTGAAAGAAATATTTTGGTAATATAATGGAGAATGTGACAATAACATTTCAAGAATAAATTTGTGTTGGAATACAATTATCACCAATAAATAAGATAGGTCTCTATCCAACACATTAGGCACATGCATATGAGTTCATATGCTACAAAATCAATGGTCCCCaatccaaaaagaaaataataattattattataaaaaaaaaaaaaaaaaaagttcatgcATCATTGAAGAAACATCAAAATAATGAAGGCACTGCCCCTTTAGACTCAACAAACTTGCCGGGAtggttttggaaaaaaaaaaggtgtcaTCTCAAAActctaattaaatatattagttttcgacctattaaaagaaaataaaggttaaaatgtcatttttctccctgtattttagaatttaatcaattttagtcTATAAAGCTCAGATACAAATACGATTACACGATACGAATACGATCGGATACgtcgattcgtcaatttctaaaaaactaagatacgaatACGTTTAAGGATACGtcacttttttatatatattttttaatatatatatttctaaaaaatgagatATTGATacgttgaatatatatttttttctttaaaaaaatttaggatatagataaatttaacatacaggttaataacaatagcacaaaatagaatacaaacactaaaatacaatacaaaaaaaacaacatctaagatgttgaagtacaatagttaataaaatacaatagaaaagtgactcatattgcaaagaagaagaagaaaatattagagagagaagtatgaataTAAACGaaaaacttattgttgaagacatctaaatgatttatattttagtgaactttgtggggactcaaatgtgaaaatggagattagatgattctagtctatgGTTTGGTccgttttttatttatttttcttttagttttagacTTGAGTAgaattttttaaataggttgcctaattttagctTGAGAAATATTatatgagttacttgtcttttttcttttaaaaaaaaaagtacgcataaaaatagatacgtcaaatcgcgtgtcagatacgtatctgtgaagtatcggtatctgatatgtgtctgatactgattttTTGACTCACATAAAGTATCTATGCTTCATAGATTTTATTCTTCGtacttctaaaaaaatttaattctagTCTCTAAGCTAGTTTAATAGTATTTttataacttttgaaaatataatagcCTATTGTAATTTTAcgtaatttttctaattaattaatcaattttaataaaaaaataattttaagtgGCTAAATTCAAGATTTGTCAAAAGTaaagaaatagaaattaaaagaacTCTAAAGTATATTTTAACAAATATGAGAGACATATATTTTAAAGAATACATTTTTCTTTGGAGTTGCTTTTTgttaaagaaagaaacaaaactttGAACAGTAAAAAAAAAGGGTGGCGTTATGGTAAGATATCtaaagcattaaaaaaaaagcatGTTGTCTGGCTTTGAATTAttcgtttgaaaaaaaaaaaaaaaaaaagaagaattgaATATTCGAGTTTGGCATCAAAATTATTCATAATAAAACGATTAGAAATTGGACAAAAAAGAGGATTAACGGAAGAAATGTAAAAGGGAGGAATTAGGGAAAAGGGGGATTTAGTAATGAAATCATTGATAAATGGAAAATGGACCCATAAAAGCAATGGGCATGTGGTTGGGTTTGTTCTGAGGCTACAGGTTGGTTGTTAGGACATTGTTTATGGCCTTATGGGATTGGCATTGGCCATTTGGGACTAGACCCACCAACCCTAAAGTCATCTCTGCTTATTGCGCCAACTGATGATCTGGGGTCGAGTGGTCATTTAACGTCTGTTAAATGTTTCAACTAATCTTCTAAGTgattaaaagatatattttggagtacgaagaaaaaatatttttgaattctTAAAAATGTACATACAAGTTTGGTCactaaaacaataataataataataaaaataagtagATGATGTCCCATCCCTCCAGTTttgtttgttatattttaaatttttaaagaattctaaatataacaaaatctattcATGATTGACTTTATCGTTGATAAATTAGCAAAATCTAGATTTTACCATATTTATAAATTCTTTTGTAttctattatatttataaatactttaaacctagttgttatattttgtaaccGCTTATTTTGTTTGGTTAAATTGCATATAGTTAATATTCTTCCTCATAACATTTTCTCGAGTTTTTAAAATGGTATTAGCATACATGTACGTGGCAACGGTCATAATTACTTTAAGTCTAAAAAGTCATAATCATTAAACGTTTTAAATGGACAAAAATTAGTacctttcctttctttttcacaaTCAATGAACAAAAGTTTCTCCCATCCATCAATTAAATACAAATCATGGTCTagttacaaaaaataaaagaaaaaaaaaaaaaaaaactaagagaGGCTAATTCAACTTTTAACTCTAAATAACTACTGATAAATTATTGTTAAACTAAGTTGGGTTAATTTAAATCGTTACTCACTTATGTTGTTCTAAGGactaaaattttacttcataaatAAATCTTggtaaatacaattttttttaaagaaagatattgaaattaaagtgtggggtgggaAAATTGAACCTTAAACTACAAGGTTGATAGGATGAACACTATGCCGGTTGAACTATACTTTTGTTGGcagtttaaatactattttggtacTTATGCTTTCGgattttgttcattttgatccatctactttcaaaatgttcagtctggtccctatattttcaaatttgattcattttggttaatttactttataaatgttaaatTTGGTCTTTGTACTTCCAATTTTGGTTCATTTCGATCCATAATCTTTTATAGggacaattgcaaatatagcattCAAACCCAAATTATAGCAAATATAACCtaacgtaaaaaaaaaatgtagatatagaaaaatttaaatagtttatcagtgatagaccatattactAGTaagagtctattagtgatagaccgtATCGTTGGTTAGAGTCTATCAACAAAAGAAGTCTACCACGGatagattttactatatttataattttttttaaaaaatattgttatatacttaattattatcactaaaaatattatatattgcGATTAcactatttttatattaatgattTAGTCACAagagaatttgtttgaatttcactaaaaaaaaatgacaaattaTATTAGCGTTAATAATTTTCAGGAACTCTGGTACGGTAAAGTGAGGGCGACGAAATGGAAGGTGTTGTAGATGTTATGTGAAACCGTGGAAAATACGTAGTCGGCGATCCTTCGTCGCCCAAAATCTCACGGAGGACGGACCAACCGAGTCACAACTCACTGCCAACTCGTGAGTCGCGACTCTGTGAAATGAATGTCCCTCTTTGGATTTTTCAGTCTCTTTCGATTTCACTGAACTCACTCACCCAGGATTGCTCCAAAGCTCACATCCTTCATGGGAAGGACTGCAATTTTCTCGACTCACTCTGCCACTGTCGCCTTGATCTGGTTCACCTCTGCtgtcctcttcttctttctcttccaaATGGCCCTCCACAACTCCAGTCCCGCTTCTTCCTCAGGTATTCTTCTCCTTCCCCCTCCTATAGTGTTTTGTTTTGTTCGTCTTCTGAAAGGGGAAATAATTCCATCTCTTTTCCGAATAATCTAGGTTAGGCTTTGCGTGGGAAGTGAATGAAAATTGGCGATCCCAATTTGGGAATTTAGGTTTCAATTGATCATAACAAGTTTTTATGGTCTTAATGCAGTGTGAGTTTGATCGAATCGATTCATATACTCTCATGAGCAATGTAATTAAGGAAAACTTTTTGAacattacttttctttttacaTCCTCGGGAAATATTACCATTTTTATACGGTATAAACTAAGTAAGTAAAATTCTTTTGTCTTGTTAAGATTTTATATTAGACCTGAAAGCTTAGCGGGACCTCAGATATTTGTTTCAATAATACAATGTAATAGAAggaaataacattttaaaaaaactgagctaagattttgatCTAATATCATGTTGCGGAATTGCTGTTAAGAGAGTATCACATTACAAAATACCTGATTCAAAAATTAGGTTGTTAGGTGATGATGAATTTAGtaaaattcataacaatatCTATCAATACTCAACGTATTTATTTGAATGAATGGATTTTCCCCTAATCTCCTTTTTCAATCTTGATTTATTTGTAGGCATTTTTTATGTTACAAATACCAATCCTTCCTTTTATAAGTTGCTTTGCATGTGAATTTACTTCAAAAGTTTATGAAATTGGTTTGGAGTGTGGCTAATTTGGATTCCCAATCTCTACAATGGACCTCTACCACAAAAGAACTAACACAATCTGCTTTAGATTTGCCAATTTTTTGAAGCTTTTGTGCTTGCAACCATGTGTCATGTCATCCAAAGAATCTAATATTACTGCTTGCATTTATAATACCGTGTTCTATTTTATTTGGGTTGAGCAAGATATATGAAATAAAGTGTAGCCCTTTGCTGAAAACCTCTATCAGATTCTTTGGTGTCTAATTCTGAGTTAAGATCAAAATTATACGATAAGATGGAGAGGGATTTGGATGAGAAAGGGGCACTATTCCTCAAGGGCGGTGAAACGTCTCAGTCTTTATCACTTTCTGATATCTTCACTATCAAGGATGGATCTGTGACCCCTGTATTGAAGGCAAGCTATTTCTTAAAGAAATTAtattctaaatttaatatttcttcCCACATTTGTTGCAAAGGACGTCCTTTTCATCTATGCAGGCAGCTAATCCACCTGTTCGCGCTAATGTTTTGTATCTAAGCACAGAATACTCAGTTCCCATATCGTAAGTATTGTTTTGCATGTTTTAACATAGCCTTGCAAATTATCTATACGTTGAATTCCTCATGTTCACCAATCCATTTAGCATCTCGTGATGGCAtcagaaataaataaataaataaaatataagtgGTGGAGTTAGGAAAGGATATGTTTGCCATCTTGTAATTTCATGCACAAAAAGTTATTTGATTATGGTTAAGGGTAAGAAGTTCTCTTTGTCAATTAAACATGTTACAATTGAAGAGAGTAAACATCTTCAATTATTATACATCCTAGACTGTTTTCCCTTTTCGTTGTAGGACTCTTTATTGTCTTATTTAGTTATAATGGTTATGCCTATTGGCTATTCATAAACATTTTTGTTGTGCTGCAGTGAGGCTGTAAAATCTATATTTGATCCTTATTTTGATAaaggtttgttttatttttttcattttcttaagtAGATCGTAGTTTACTTCCTATTGTCAATATGAATACGTTTCTACGTAGATATGATcacctttttttattattatttttattttaattttttttaatgagtatGGTACAATTCCTTAACGCATGTTCCCCTATTCTTTGTTTAGCAATTTGGTTTCAGAACTCTAGCTTGTACCATTTTAGCATGTTCCATGCATCACATCATATTTCACCGATTCCTGCTACTGACAATGAGGCAAGTTTCCTTCTGTATCCGTTATTGTGATGTtttgaaccttttttttttttttttttttttttttttgtatactTTTTCAACAAATCTTCTGTTTGGCAGATTGAAGCTGAAGCAGCTGCTGTGAAGGCTGCAACAGAGCATATGTGCCGATTGAAAATAGTTCTAGACAGGGTTATTCTAACTTCAACCGGTGTTCTTCTGGGATTTTGGCAGGTCATTTCCTTTTAACTTATGGTGACATCACTTTAGCATTTCTAGATTGATCAAGTGCCTAGATTTTggtttcattctttcttcttcatttttttttttttttttttttttttttacaatacaTTCATACTGGGTGAGGAAAACACGACTTGCACAGTTCATTGTTTGCCATATTTTTCAGATTATGGTCAATGACACTGTCATGTTCTCGCACGttaaatgtaaagatcaacgtTCTGTATAGCCTTTTGTTTTTCGGTTTAAGAAGAGGGACAACAAACTGAATTGAGAATGCACAAAAGTTCACAGAGGTCTCCTtccattttttgaaaatttcgcTGATAAACATTTTATATGGTACTCTGTATATGTAACTTTTCACTTAAACTCTAGTGAAATATCCAAATAAGTAAAAATCTCGTCATTCTGGATAAGAACTAGAGAAATATATTGAGAATGAAGAAATCACCCAAATCTTTTCAATCATTATTTGGCATGATAAAAACTAGAGACATATATTGAGAACTGATTTATGATAACTGAAATATGGCATGAGATAACCAACCAGATAAGTAAATATACTAAGAATGAAGAAATACACCTGAACCGTGGTCAATGAAGGCCTGAGCCGTGGTCAATGAAGGGCTAATGTATGTTTTAAAGGATTTAAAGTTAATAGGTTCAAGCCATGATGGTCACTTAAGATTAATTATCCTATGAGTTTTCTTAGCTACCAAATATAGGAGGATTAGATGGTTGTCCTGAAAAAATAGTTGAGGTGCGTGCAAGCTAGCTTAGACCTTAGACAATCACGGAGGTAAAAAAAAAGACCTGAGATAATTTTTATCATAAGACataacataactcatcattacTCTCTGATATTTTTGGCATCGTTGTATTACATTGGACAGAAAATTTGCATTATGATATTCATGTCAATTGGAAAACTAAATTCCTTTTAGGGATGTAATTTGGTCTAAGAAATGGTAAAATATGGGTAAGAGTTCTCGCAAAAATGCAGCGtggtttttctctaaaatctcgGAGGGTTCCGCCAGAAATAGTTTGGGACTCAATCGTTTGGTCTTTTGAAGGAAGACAATTAGCTGGTGCTATTATTTCTCCTGCCATGAGGACCAGGGAGTTTAAGAATATTGTCGAATCATAAATTTTTGCTGATCCTTAGTTTTCCTTTTGTGTAGGTAATATCAGGGACAGATCCTGTTACCATCCGTGCTAAACTAAGGGCAGCGCTTCCACATGCACCTGAGAAGCAACTTGTATGAGTTTGTGATTCTTAATCCCagtttatttgaaataatggcaGTCAGCAAAATCCTAGTCCATAGTTATTTTTAGAGTTATCGTCTAAGTTTGAGGGCATGTAGTATGAGTACACTCAGATAATAGATGAGAGAACTTGTCCCGTGATCTATAACTTTTGGCTTGGATGCATATTTATGAGATTGGTGGGGACTTGGCATCCTTGATTTGGTACTCTCCCCACTGACGTAACAGCTATTAGTTTCCATCTTGCTTTGCCACTTTCTGGGCGTTGTTGAGGTTTTGCCCCTGAAAGTTTACATATGGATTTGGGggaaatttttttgttaataacATTTAACTGTTTCTGATATCAAAAGAATATTTTGGCCGACACCTTGGTAAGTTCTTTAATTGAAAAGATGAAGGCCTGAAATATTTTAGATTAGACGCTTCCCATGCCTAATTTTATTTACATCATTTAAGATAAGAAGAATGGTTTGCAGTTCCCGTGTGCAACCAATGGATTCAAAGTTTTATAATGTCATACACTTTATGCTGCATTTATTGATTTCTCTTGCCAATCATTGACATAAATTATGAGTATGACAAAACTAATTTTCAGTGCCACTGCCTTCCACAGTACGATGCTGCTATTCTTCACACATCATTTGCTCGGCTTTTGGGTCACCCAAAAGCTTCAGAAACGGTACTATGTTGGACCaatgtttatttcaaatatttcttaCTTCGATTTGAGATTCAGATAGCCTGCCGTAATTGTGTGGTGAGGATAGGAACTGATATATGGATGTGATAAATTGTGATAATCTTTCTCCGTTGAACTGAATTTGAGAGGGGATTATGGAGACTTCATACATTTTCTAGAAATTTACTTCTACTCTGAAAATTTCCGTTTTCTTCTTCTGAAGTAAgcaaaagaaaaaccaaaatcCCAAGAtagaattttagaaaatttatcaaatggatgttttcttttaatatacTTATATAGGCGATTTCTAAAAAGAGAAACATTATGAAGCACactcttttctttaaaataataaatgtaaattcGAATTGAATACAAAAAATGGGAACTTCTCAAAATTATGATGAAGTCTTAAGCCCATTTGTACTTTGTAGTAGA comes from Benincasa hispida cultivar B227 chromosome 2, ASM972705v1, whole genome shotgun sequence and encodes:
- the LOC120071051 gene encoding uncharacterized protein LOC120071051, yielding MGRTAIFSTHSATVALIWFTSAVLFFFLFQMALHNSSPASSSDSLVSNSELRSKLYDKMERDLDEKGALFLKGGETSQSLSLSDIFTIKDGSVTPVLKAANPPVRANVLYLSTEYSVPISEAVKSIFDPYFDKAIWFQNSSLYHFSMFHASHHISPIPATDNEIEAEAAAVKAATEHMCRLKIVLDRVILTSTGVLLGFWQVISGTDPVTIRAKLRAALPHAPEKQLYDAAILHTSFARLLGHPKASETLHRSSDELQLFHELVARLNKQIRGSEAVVSELWYVEEYDVLALALNGRMKVRKFPLGCSSS